A segment of the Symmachiella macrocystis genome:
GAAAACAAACCGCGAATGGTCGAGTCCGCACACGCCGCAAAAATTTTGCGAGCCGTTATCCTGATTACGGGAGTTCTGTGGTTAGCGAATCCGCAGTCAACGTTGCGGGCAGAGGACTCTCCCACCGCACGCAGCGCTGACGACCCCGCACGCATCTCGGTGATCCCCGCCAAACCCCTGCGTCGCCAAACTGTCGAGAACCCCCCGCAAACGAATTTGCAATCCAATTGGCGATTCAGTGCCATTCAGTGGTATTTTGCCGCCTGCTCGTTCATCATCGGCGCCTGCGTCGGCAGTTTTCTCAACGTCGTCATCTACCGTTTGCCATTAGGCATGGGATTATTGCGGGCTGACTCCCATTGCCCGCGCTGTAAAATGCCGATTGCCTTTCGGGACAATGTGCCGATTATTGCGTGGCTAAAATTGCGAGGACGCTGCCGCGAATGCGCCGCGCCCATTCCGCCACGCTACATGTTTGTGGAGCTGGCCACCGCATTGATATTCTTGATGTTGGCCATCGTCGAACTATTATCCGGCGGCGCTAATTTACCGGGCTATGGGTTGGTCGACACGTCCGTCTCACCCTTAGCTGCGCTCAACGGTGAGTTGATCGGCATTTACTTCACGCATTGTTTTTTGGCCAGCGCGCTGTTGTGCTGTGTCCTGATCGCGGCCGATGGACACGTATTGCCCAAGTCGCTGGTGATCCCCACTATCGTCGTCGGGATATTCTCACCGTTTCGCGCAGACACCTCACTCCCTCTTCCCGCCAACTGGCCCGCCGCTGATCTAACCCAAGCCGCGCTGGGACTGGTTGTTGGTGGGCTACTGGGCGCCTGCATTGGCATCGCGGAGCGCTATGACATCGACGGAAAAAAGCGGCAACGCAACCTCACAATCGTTTTGGCAATCATCGGCAGTTACCTTGGCTGGGACATGTCACTGCTTGCCGCCGGTCTCACCGTCATTGCCTTATTGACCGTATCCCTATTCGGCAAGCATCTCCCTTTCTTAGAACGGATTCCCACCGTCTTTTTCCCCGCCATCACAGTGTTATTTCTCATCCCATTTTGGAGTTTGTGGACCGCTGCAAATCGGTGGTCAAACCTGCAACTCCATGTCTTGGTATTGACCTGCATCGTGATGGTCTTGATCATCATCTCGTTATTCGCCCGGCACTTACGGATGCGCCACCAAACGTCGCACGAAGCAGTCACCCCGATTTGATAAACCGCCGACAGCGACCCTCATGCAAAATCACTAAACAAAGACCAGCAAGCCCCATATTTAATCACCAACAATCGTTTTGCCCCCTAAGGAGCAATCACCATGGGACAACCTGCTACAAAAACCGCCACGAGTTCCCCGGAAAAAGAGGCTCGTCCCGCTGGGCATGGTACTTTGTACATTGTGATCGCGATTATTGCTGCCATCGCGATG
Coding sequences within it:
- a CDS encoding A24 family peptidase; translation: MVESAHAAKILRAVILITGVLWLANPQSTLRAEDSPTARSADDPARISVIPAKPLRRQTVENPPQTNLQSNWRFSAIQWYFAACSFIIGACVGSFLNVVIYRLPLGMGLLRADSHCPRCKMPIAFRDNVPIIAWLKLRGRCRECAAPIPPRYMFVELATALIFLMLAIVELLSGGANLPGYGLVDTSVSPLAALNGELIGIYFTHCFLASALLCCVLIAADGHVLPKSLVIPTIVVGIFSPFRADTSLPLPANWPAADLTQAALGLVVGGLLGACIGIAERYDIDGKKRQRNLTIVLAIIGSYLGWDMSLLAAGLTVIALLTVSLFGKHLPFLERIPTVFFPAITVLFLIPFWSLWTAANRWSNLQLHVLVLTCIVMVLIIISLFARHLRMRHQTSHEAVTPI